A stretch of DNA from Planococcus antarcticus DSM 14505:
GCTTCTATAATTGAGTCCACCAACTCTCGGACGCGGGGATCAGAAATATTGGCCCGTTCACTCGTCAAGATGGCGATTGAATGGTGAGGGATCATCGCTTTCATCCACCCTGTGTCTTCAATAAGCACTTGACTGCGGACAAGCCATAATGAAAGAGCGAATACGACTGCACTTGACGCAAGAATCAGTGTGTTTATTTTTTTGTTTTTGTACATAGGCCACATGAATAGCAACATAACAAACGCCATAATAGCCCCCATGATCAATGCCATATACAGTCTTGTTTCGCTATAGAAGATATGGTCCAGTTGAAATACATTCAAGAACATCAACCAGTACATCAAAAAAGTTGAAGTTGCAATCATAATTCCGAATTTTAAATAAGCATTCATAAGTCACTCTCCTCCTTTTGTCGTTAATTAGCTGAAAAATGGTTCTTCTTTATGTATATACCATGAATTACTTAGCTTAAACTCCATAGAATCTGCATAAATTAGATTGTGAGTGCTTCGATATAATGGCCTTTACGTCCTTATATGTTTAAAGGTATTCAGTTTTTTATCGTAAGAGCTAAAAAATAAGTATTGTGAATTACTAGACTAAAGAATGATATGATTATTCTAACAATATGACATGCAAATATCTTGAGAACAAGAGGTGGAAAATGTACATTTCAGCAATCATGACTCACTTGGCGGAAGAGAAAATTCTTCCTGCTGCGAATTGGGATATCACAGCACTGAATGGCGGAACGACGAGTGAGGTTTATCGTCTTGACCAAGAAAATAGCATGATCTATATCCTCAAAATAAACAAAGAAAAGGTGACTCAAGCAGAAGCTGAATTTCTTTTGGCGTATGAGCATGTTTCTCTACTGCCAAATTTAGTAACTGTCGATCGTACATATCTGTATATGATCTATACATATATTCCTGGGTCAACCACCACATTCAACACCTGCAAAAAAGAGTTGCTTCAAACATTAGTGATCGACTTCATAAACCACTATCAAACTATTTCATCTCCTGAAGCCTGGGGCTGGCAAAATGCGTCAGTGAGCTCATGGGGGAAATTTCTATCGGAAGAAGTATTGGTGGCAACAGAAAGTCTGAGACCCTACTTGAAGAAGGAAAATATGACTATTATACCGCCTTCTTTTACTGAACTAACTAACAGCCACCTACAACAAATGCCTTATTTGCTGCACGGAGATTGTGGAGATCATAATTTTATCATCCGTGAAGAAAAGCTAGTTGGTGTCATCGATCCAACACCAATTTTCGGGTGGCCACATTACGATTTAATTTATGCTTTCTTTTCGTCTCCGCACGATGTAACGAAAGAAGCATTGGATTTCGCCATCGATAGATTAATAGTGAAAGTGCCCAATAACAAACAGTTTTACGGAGAAGTGCTCATCATTTTGTATCAACGATTGGCAATCTGCAGGAAGCACCATCCTGCTGATTGGCAGGCCTATCTTGAGATTTGGAATTACTGGAACACAATCGTCAACAGCCAGTAACTATTGTTTAGAGTGTTTATGCTTCAAGCCAAGTTCAATAACAACAAACAAGCTTAAGGCAAAGGAGTGTGCAAATTGAAAGAAAAACTAATTTTCTCTTTTTTGGTCATCCTTACAACCGGTTTAATGGGTTCTTCTTTTGTAGTTGCTAAGATCGGTTTAATTTACATATCGCCTTTGTTGTTGGCAGGCATACGTTTTACCATAGCCGGCAGCATCATGATTTTCTTTGTGCTGCTGTTTAAAAGAACGCATCCAAGGAATAGAGTCACATGGGCAAAAGTGGTCTTGATTGGTGCCATTCAAACTGCAGGCGTTATGGGCGCTATTTTCCTGAGCTTGCGAACCATTACTTCAGGGGAGTCAGCCATCCTAACTTTCATGAATCCATTGCTGGTAGTATTGATCGGCACACTTGCACTGGGCATGCGATACCGAGTGGTCCAGTGGCTGGGGGTATTCGTCGGATTTGCGGGTGTTTTTGTCACGATGGGAAGCCATTTGGATATTCAAATCGGTACTTTGCTTGGTTTTTTGAGCGCTGTTTTTTGGGCTGTAGGAACGCTGTTGATCAAAAAATGGGGAAGTGCCATTGATATATGGGTCTTAACCGCTTATCAGATGCTGTTTGGGGGCCTCATTTTACTAATTGGCTCGGTTTTCCTAGAAGCATCTTATTTTGTCTTAAACACTGCATCTATTTCAATTCTTTTATGGCTTTCTATTCCAGCTTCGATTGTTCAATTTACAATTTGGTTTTATTTGTTGCAAAAAGGAGATTCCGGCAAGGTCAGTGCTTTCCTCTTTTTAGCTCCTTTTTTCGGCATTATATCTGGATGGCTAGTATTAGGAGAAGAAATCGGCTTGCCTCTTTTAATTGGTGGAAGTTTAATCTTTGTAGGAATTTTTCTTGTCAATTGGCCGGAAGAACGTATACCCGCGAACGCTAATCTTTACAGTGACCTAAAGCAGTAAGTGCATGCACGTAAGAAAGGATGGAGTACTAGTTTGATCCAAATAACGGGAATAAAAATTACGCTTACAGAAGCAACAGCAACTGGGCTAGACGAGCTCTATTACTGGCGCTTTATAGAAAAACAACAAGAAGCGAAAAAATGGAATGGCCCCTATATTCCAGAAGCATGGCTAAGTAAAGAAGAACACCGTAAAAAGTGGCTGGAAGAAGAAGTTATAACGAGCGGTGTACCAGCATCGCTTATTGTAAAAGTTGACGAAAAAGTAATTGGTTATGTGGGAGCCTATTGGGTGGACCATCATACAAATTGGCTAGAAACCGGGGTCGTCATTTACAATACCGAATATTGGAACGGTGGCTATGGTTCTGAAGCATATTAGCTATGGATCGATTTTCTTTTCGAGTTCACTGACCTGCACCGACTAGGAATGTCGACTTGGTCGGGCAATGAGCGAATGGTGAAAGTGGCTGAACGGCTGGGTATGAAAGAAGAAGCGCGTATACGAAAAGCACGCATGGTAAAAGGGCAGTATCACGATGCGATTAAAATGGGAATATTGCGGCAAGAGTGGGCAGCACGAGGCAAGTGAAGTGGAAGTTGTTACTGGAAAAACAACATACAAAAAGAAAGAACTAGCCAATCGGCTAGTTCTTTCTTTTTGTCAGAGCGCATTTTTCATCAAACGATAAAATACGTAAGGATCGATAATAAAATTGACGTAATGGTCATAGCGGCAAGCGGCAATAAGGCACGTTCACGCAAATCTCGCAGGCTAACATTCAAGCCAAGTCCAACCATTGCAGCTGCCAGTAACCAAGTAGTCCATGTCGACACGAAGTCACGCAACGCATCAGGGAAAGGAATAACGGGACCAAAGACATAACTTCCTAAAATACTGAGTGAGATAAAACCAAGTAGGAACCATGGGAATTCAACCTTCGCAGTAGTTTTCAGATCTTTGTTTTTCCGCTTCATCATGAAAATAAAGATAAAGCAAAGAGGAACAAGTAAGAAGACGCGGCCCAGTTTGCCTAATAAAGCCACAGCGAGTCCGTCTTCTCCAGCCGGAGCCCCGGCTAATGCGACATGGGCAATTTCATGAAGGCTGATGCCGACCCACATGCCGTATTCGATGTCGTCAAGCGGCAAAAATGGACGAATGATGGTATAAGAAATAGCGAATATAGTCCCCATTAATGCAATGATGCCGACGCCAATCGCAGTATCTTCGTCTTTTGCTTTGATGATTGGGGCAATCGCTGCAATCGCAGCCGCTCCACAAACCCCGGTGCCAACGCCGAGCAGCAAGGAAATAGTTTGATCGGCTTTAAAGCGTTTTGCTAGCCAAATAGTCATCAAAATAGCAAAAGTAATAACGCCAATATCCCGTACAAGCAACCACAGTCCATCGCTCAAGACTGTATCAATATTTAATTTTAATCCGTATAGAATAATGGCAACACGCAACAAACGTTTGGAAGAAAATGTGATGCCTGAGCGAATGGCACTGGGATAACTGAAAATTTGCCGGTAGAAAACTGCGATGATAATGGCACAGGCCAATTGGCCAATCTGATCAAAGCCAGGTACTTGTGCTAATAGATACCCAACAAAAGCGAGCAAAAATGTAAATGCTACACCGCCTAGCCAAGCAATTTCCGGTGAAGACGGAGGTAAGTTGAAACGATTCAGTTTATTTTGATAGGTAGACATGATAAAACCTCCTGCAGTAAGCATAGAAAAACTCTATACATTAGTAAAATAAATAATTAGAATGGTGATGATAAGTAATTAGATATATAAAAGCGGAGGCATAGTATGGATCAGCGATTAGAAGTATTTCTCAAGGTAATCGAAAAGAAGAATTTTTCCAGAGCAGCCGAAGCGTTGCACATGACACAACCAGCCGTTAGTCAATATATTCGGTCATTAGAAGAATCGACAGGAGTCAAGTTGATGGAACGAACCAATAAATACGTCAGGCTAAACAAAGCAGGTGAAATTGTTTTTCACCATGCTGTTGAAATTAAAGAACTTTATGCAAAAATGAATCATCTTCTTGAAGATTTGACCCATAAAGCGAGCGGGTCGATTGCGATCGGTGCTAGTTATACATTCGGCGAATACTTGTTGCCACGCATTATTGCAGAAGCAAAAGAGCAATATCCAGACATTAAACCGACCGTCACCATTGGCAACACAACAACGATTGCAGGTCTCGTACTTAGTCACCAGCTGGATGTCGGTATAGTAGAAGGTCATTTCAAAGGGGTACAGGAATTGAAGACTGAACCGTTTGCGGAAGATCGCATGGTCATCGTTGCTCCATCTGATCATTTTCTAACACATCGCAAAGAGCCAATAAAGATGGAAGAGTTGATAGAGGAAACATGGATTTTAAGAGAACTTGGCTCAGGTACGAGAGAAGCGACAGAAAATGTCTTTGAGCAATTTTCGATATCCCCACAGTCCATCATGCATTTCAGCAGTACTCAGCCAATCAAAGCCATGGTCGAGGCCGGTATGGGAATCAGCCTGCTGTCGGAATGGGCGATTCAAAAAGAGCTGCGCTATGGGGACATAAAAGTCTTGGACGTTAAAGAAATGCCTTACACACGAGACTTTTCTATCGTTACTAGGTCGCCGTTCCAGACCAAAGCTCTTTCTGCATTCCTTGATTTGCTGAGAAGTCATAAGGAGTTGACTGATTTCAAAATTCTCTAAAGAAAGTTAGTGTTTAGTAGCAAAGATAGACATTATTAAACAAACAAAAAAACAATTCTGCCACTAATTACAGAATCGCTTTCATGTTACTCGGGTTAATTTATAAAGTTGATTTGCTCCTCATTGACTAATGGATACATTGTCAATTGCGCGCTCTCTAAATCTACGTTGTTCATATTGACAGCGGAAATTTGGCTATTTTCGTAAGTCGTGTAATAATAAATACCTTTATCGACATTGCAGCAAGAATAATAAATCGTGTATTCAAATTTTCCGTCACCTGCTTCACATAAGCCTTTTGGGTATGCTACTGATTTTAACAGATGGAAAAATTGACCGATACTTTCAGTTTCAGAATCACCTGAGACCGAATTCAATTTAGCAAAAGCCGCTCTGACAAATCGGGAAGGTGAAGATAAATCCCCAGGAAGCCCAAGTCCTCCCATGCCAAGGCTATAAATAGTCAACTCTAGTTGTTTTGAAAATTTATTAGCTGGAGTGGATAGTCTACACTTAGTTGGACAGAAAATATAAGGGGGCGTAGAATAGTCCACAATACGTGAGGAGAATCTACTATGACCCAAAAGAGACGCACATTTTCTGCAGAATTTAAAAAACAGGTGGTTGCACTGCACGCAGGTGGAAAAAGCCGGGTAGATATTGTCCGAGAATATGACCTAACGGCTTCCGCACTCGATCGATGGATTGCCCAATTCAATCGAACGGGTTCATTCGAAGAGAAGGATAATCGAAGCCCGCTGGAGGCAGAATTACTTGCCTACAAGAAACGAAACAAACAGTTGGAGATGGAAGTGGATATTTTAAAGCAAGCAGCGCTGATCATGGGACGAAAATAGAGATCATTCAACAGAATCAACACCTCTATTCGGTATCAGCAATGTGTAATGTCCTGCAAATCGCTCGCAGTACTTTTTACTATGAAACGTCCGTTTCAGTAGAAAAAGAACGCCAAAAAGCTCGAGCAGAACAAGAATTAAAAGATGAAATCTGGGCAATCTTTCATGAGAATCGCCGTGTCTATGGGACGCGTAAACTGAAAGAAGAACTGAAGATCAGAAAGAATTGGATCGTCTCGAGACGTCGTATTGGACGCCTCATGGCGACACTTGGCATCCAATCGAAATACGCACTGCCTTCGTACAAGCCGATGGTTACGCCTCCTAACGAAGCAACGTATCGAAACGTATTAAACCGTGAATTCAATCCAACAGAGAAAAGTGCCGTATTGGTTAGTGACTTAACGTACGTGAAGGTTGGCGGCCGGTGGAATTATATTTGTTTCCTTCTCGATCTCTATAACCGTGAAATTGTCGGGTACAGTCTGGGTGAGCGAAAAGACGCTGCTTTAGTTCAGCGTGCCTTCGCGACGGTCAAAAGCGACCTGGGAGCCGTGAACATTTTCCATACAGACCGTGGATCTGAATTTAAAAATGCCGGTATTGATGCCTTACTAGAGACGCATCAAATTGAACGGTCGCTGAGTCAAAAAGGAAACCCTTATGACAATGCGGTGGCAGAAGCTACGTTTAAGATTCTGAAGACGGAACTGATCAACGGCATGCACTTTGAATCCCTTAATCAGCTATCACTTGAGCTATTTGATTACGTCCATTGGTACAATCATATTCGTTTACACGGCAGCTTAGGCTACACCAGCCCTGTCACTTATCGAAACGCAGCCCTTAAAAAAGTTGTTTGATTTAGTGTTGACTTACCAAGATGGGGCATTTCTCGTACTACTATTTATCGGTATTTGGAAAAGAAGTAGCTCTCAAGAATATGTGACATAAGGAAATAAGGTAGAAGAACAAAAAAAAGCCTCTAACCGAAGTTAGAGGCTTATATATTTAGGGGGTTATTACCTGGGCGGCGTATCCAGGATCTCTGGTAACTCATCGTGAGCGCGTGGGGAACCTTTCCCACCTTAATAACCCTTCGTTACTAATTTCATTTGAGTAACACAGATAAATTTAATGGGTCTTCACAAACTTCCATGAGACTCGAAAAGTATTCGACCCACCATGGTCCGCATGATTAAGAGGCGTGATGGGTTCTGTTCCTACCATTATAACATTGAGTTTCTTCTATTATATAGTCCTAAACTGCAGCGACCTGTTTTATTGTTATCACTATAGAATAAACATCTATATGTTAATCCGGCAATAAGAGCTCAAAATTATCCAACTATACATTGACTAAAAAATAAATTATTTTTTATTCCTGACCAAAGAAGAGGACAGAAAAAAGAAAAGTTGATTGGTTTGTAGTCGACTACAAATAGTTATATAATAAATGTAGTTAAAGGAGGCGGTAGAACATGAGAACAAATGAAGTAGTGATTGAAAAAGTAAAGATTTGGCTCCAAGAAAATGGGAAGTCCCATCAATGGTTAGCTGAAGAACTAAACATAAGCAAAGCATTAGTTGGCCATATGCTGTCGGGTAATCGAACGATTCAACCAAAAAGAATCCCTGAGTTAGCAAAAGTACTTGGTTTGTCGGTGAACGAACTGATGGAAGACAGCTCTCTTAACTCAAAACGGTTGGTTGTCCAGTTGAGAGGAACAACGTCCAACCGACGCTCCAAGCAAGAAGTGGAAGAGTTGCTATTCGCAATTGAAGATTATCTTGGGTTGAAGCGTGGGCAAAAAAATGGATCGTAAAAAACAGGCAGAAGCGATTGCAGAGGCGTTTGCAGCTGATTTTTTAGAAGAAACCACTGCTAATGCGATATTTATTGGTTCACATATCGAACGAATACTCGCTAGTAAAGCAAAAGTGATTTACCAATATGTAGAAGATCCTACTTATTACGGGGCAGCCGTCAGTCACGAATCGGGAGCTCAATTTATCGCGCTCAATACGTTTCATCCGTTGCGGGTGCGGTATTTTACGGCAGCGCATGAGCTTTGGCATTTGTCTGAAGCTAGCCAGTTACAGGACGAAGATTTTGATCACGAACGCGCAGCTGATCGCTTTGCCGCAGCAATCATGTTGCCGAAGGCAATAATGAAGGATTTATGGCTTCAGTTCAAGAAGTTATATGAGCCGAAAGAAGCCATTATTCTCATTGCAGATTTTTCGGAAGTTCCTTATGAAGCCGTGGTTCGTCGGTTGAAAGAATTAGGAATTTCCCTTATTGGAGTTTCCTTTACTGAAGAGGAATGGAAGAACGAACGAGTAAAGTTGGACTTGTCTGAGAGCACGTTAGATTTTCCGCAACCGTTTGAACGTTTTACCGCCTATGAGCACGTTGTCGAAGATGCTCTTGAAAAAGGAGTCGTTGATTCTTTGGCCGCATCCCATAAACTAAAGAAGTACAACAGCCAGTTGGCGAAAAAATTGCAGGAACAAGAAATGAAGCGTGTCGCAGAGGAAGAACAGCATGAAACGTAAAGGCAAAGTGTTTATTGACGCCAATATGATCATTCATGCTGGAAGTTTTCAGAAGACGGATGTGTTCCAATGGTTGAATCAGTAATACGAAGAGATCTATGTTCATATAGAAGTTCTAAAGGAGCTTCAGGTAGCATCGGTACGGAAAAAGGCAGACGAATTCATAGCGAGTGGGCAATGGATTTTGTTTGATCCGCAAGCAGAAACACTCGTCCCGACAGAAGAATTGTATGATTTGTATGTGATCTATCTTAGGGAAATGCGCGAGGCATTTTATCAGCTCGATGTAAAAAAAGAGGCTGAAGGACGCCGATTGAAAAACACAAACGACCTTGGCGAAATTCACAGCTTAGCAGCCGCAATGCTCCTGAGTGCAGGAATCATTTGTAGCAATGACTTGGATATTCGTGAGGTCATTGAAGATGCCCCTATTTACATCACCGTTGAAGAGGACGAAGAAAGTGTGTTGATGGAACAAGATACACTGGAAGATTTTTGTTACTTTGTGATTTCACATGAAATTGCCGAACGAAGTATGGTGCGAAAATTCTTCAAAGCCATTCAACCGCAGAAGATTGGGAAATTCGATAGACGAATAACCTGATTCGCAGGGAGCAACCTGTTCACACACGAGTGGTTTCTGTTCGTAAACGTGGAGTGCAGCAAAAGAACGTTCGTAAAGTGTGTTGCCACCTTTACGAACGTTCTTTCTATAGGTTTTACTCTGTTTTTAAAGCGTTCGTAAAAGTGTACTTTTACGAACGCTTTACTGGAAACAAGAATATGATATAGAAGGAAGTTATTTTGTTTGTAAGAGACAGAGCGTTAGAGTTGCGAATCATTTTGTAAGAGGAGGCGACTCCAGCTTCCAGAAGGCTTTTAGTAGTCCCTAATACGCAAACTTGTTACATTCTGAATTCACCAAAAAACTAAGCTGAAGCAATTTTTACTATAGCATCGCGACGAGCTGAGAACGTCTATTTTTTACACTCACCTCTACTAAAATTATTCGACTTCAAACTTCTAAAATTAAACTGCCATTGTCCTACTGAATATCGGACAATGGCAGTTTAGATGGTTTCTTGTAAATGGTCTACTTTACGGTAACTAATTCAACAGGACCGTGGTCGTCACAGTGCCCGTCATGGACATGGTGCAGACGGCCATTCACTAAATAATCCACGTGGTCACCATGTGGAACCATTTCATGTCCGCAATCGCTGTCGTGCTTGCAACCACAATTCATAGGTACACAAACATCCGGGTTCATCTCGGTAATAGAAATTTTGCATTCATCCCAATGTCCTTCATGCTCATGATGAAGATGTCCGTTATGCACATAGTCGATGTGATCCTCATGCTTTATCTTTGTGTGGCCGCATGACAGATTATGCTGGTGGGAATGATGCTCATGGACATTGTGTTGGGTACTCATAAAAAAACCTCCTTTGTATTTTTTTGTTGTTGATAATATTATTTCCTTTTCAAAGATTTACGAAACATATTTCTGATATATGTGCTTTTGGCATAGTTTAAGACCACTTTATCGCCTGTAAATTGTAAATGCGAGTTAAAAGGAGCAGACTCCTCAGAAATTTTCGGGAGGGCATGTTCAAAATCAGTCCTTTCCGGGGACTAATCCAAAACCGTCCGTGCAACGTCTGGCGGAATCACCGCTTTCTACCAGGTATCGGACCTCTGCTAAATGGCGTAATCGGATAATCTATATATGAACAAGTGTACTTTTAAAAACAAAAATTTAATTGTTATTCGAATGAAAGCAATAAATGACGAGTCACTTCTGAAATTTTTGACGGCAATAGGCTGAAGAAAAAATAGGAACTGATCAATTGAAATCCCAGAGAATGCTAGTGCTAAGTCTCTTTAAATCGTAATGATTACTTTTAACAACCTTTGCGTTATAGTAATGGAACAACAATGAAAGGGTGATAAATGATGAAAAAGGTAGAAATAATTATTTTATCCGGCTTTTTAGGGTCCGGGAAAACGACTTTTCTACAAAAAATTCTAGCAAAAGAGCAACAAGCTGAAAGAAAAGTTGCGGTAATTATGAATGAAGTGGGAAAAGTCTCGATTGATTCAGATTCTGTTCCTAAAGAAACACCCTTAAAAGAATTGCTTAACGGCTGTGTCTGCTGCACACTTTCCGGGGAGTTTGAAATACAAATAGCTGAACTCTTGCGCGAATACGATTTAGATGTCATTTATATCGAAACCACTGGAGTGGCCCACCCAATCGAAGTATTGGATACTTGTTTATCTCCTCTTTTAGCTGAGAAACTAAAGATTCGTTCCATTATCACTCTTGTAGATGCTGTTAGCTGGATCAATCGAAAAAAATTAAGGATACCTCTTCAGCGACTTATCATAGAACAAGTAAAACATGCTGATATTATTTTATTGAATAAAGTGGATTGTGTATCTAAGCATACACAGAATTGTATAGAAGAAGAAGTACGCAGTATTAATCCTTCTGGAAAAATTGTTCCAACCGTTTTCGCAGAAGTCAATGTCAATGAACTAATTACTTCCGAGAAACTAGAAAACGGCGAACATGAAAAAGTGCATGTCACCCAACATCTTCATATAAAAACCTATGTCCATACCTTTTTACATCCTATTAATCAGAAGTTATTTGAAGAATTTTTAAAAGCAATGCCAGATACGATCTATCGTATTAAAGGATATATTCGCTTCACTGAGAGTGAAGAAACTCTTCTTTTTCAATATTCATATGGAATGCCCTTTCACACCAAAGCAGGGTTAAAGATGAAAAATACGCTTGTTTTTATCGGGGATGATATTGACCATGATATTCTCCAAAAGATATTGAATGACATAGAGAAAAAAAGTATTCTCCCAATTTGAAGATGGTTCTTCATTGTATTGGTTGTGTTTTCTGATATAAAGAGATAAAATTTAAATTGCAAATAGTAATCATTACGATTTATAGCGTTGTGATGACTGAAAAATAAAGAACGAAGTCAAAAAAGAAAACAGAATTAAACTTTTGATTAAGTAAAAGACTCATCATCACGATTTCGATTTAACTGGAGGGAACTTCTAAATGGCTACTTGGGATCTACAAACCACGGAACATCATGTTCTTATATGCAACGGTGGAAGCTGCAACCAATTTGGAGCTGAAGAATTAACACAAGCAATTCGATCTGAAATTTCTCGCCGAGAGTTGGACGGTACTATTCACACTACCCGTACTCGGTGCAATGGACGATGTCATGACAAATGTGTTGTTATCGATTATCCCAAAGGCATATGGTATAAGGACTTAAAGCCAGAGGATGCCCATCTCTTTGTTGATTCTCTTCATGCAAATGAAAATTTTTCAACGAAAATAAGCCATTCTTTTAATGGCGAGGTTTTCGAGCGCTCAACGGGTGTCGTTAAAGGTGTTGCTAAAGATAGCGAAAAAGTAAGTAAGGCATCAAAATAACTAAACGGAGATGAATGCGATGACTTTATCAAAACCGGCTAAAATTCCTGTTACTATTTTGACAGGCTATCTTGGCGCAGGGAAAACCACCCTTTTAAATCGGATACTAACGGAAAAGCACAATCAAAAGGTTGCGGTCATTGTCAATGAGTTTGGAGAAGTAGGAATAGATAATCAGCTAGTTGTTAGTGGAGACGAGGAAATTCTAGAAATGAACAATGGCTGTATCTGTTGTACTGTTCGTGGTGATTTAATTCGGATTTTGCGCACGTTAACTTTTTCCATGGAAGAAGGAAAAGTGAAATTCGATCGTGTCTTAATTGAAACTACGGGCTTAGCTGACCCAGCCCCAGTGGCCCAAACTTTCTTCATGGATGAATTGCTTTCACAAAAGTTCCAAGTAGACAGCATTATCACTGTTGTAGATAGTAAACATGTTACAAGGCATCTGGACGGAAATGATGAGGCTCAAGAGCAAATTGCTTTTGCAGATGTTCTCATTTTAAATAAAACGGATTTAGTATCAGAAGACGAATTGAATAAACTAGAGAAAAGAATTTCGAAAATGAACCCTGCTGCTAAGCGTATTCAGGCTCGAAATTGCGAAATCAATTTAAATACTATCTTGGGCATCAACACATTTGATGTGACTCGGAAGCTTGAAATTGATCCTCATTTTTTGGAAGATCATCACGATCATGAGCATGATGATAGAGTGTCTTCCGTTGCTTTTATAGAAACTAAACCCCTCGATTTAATTAAAGTAGAGCAATGGATGAGTTACTTGGTACGTGAAAAGGGAGAGGACCTCTTACGATATAAAGGGATTCTTTCTATTAGGGGTATAGACGAAAGAATCGTCTTTCAGGGTCTTCATATGTTATTTTCAGGACATCCTGGTCGCAAATGGAAAGAAAATGAATCAAGACTAAGTGAGCTTGTGTTTATTGGGAAAAATTTAGACAAAGGAGAACTGGAAAGGCAATTCAAAGATTGTATAGCAAATGACCCCGTGGCTACTACCACAAAATAAGGAGGTGCTATTTTTATGCTTGATGACTTGTATCGCCATGTTATCATGGAGCATTATCGGCGAAAAAGAAATTTCCAAGAATTACGGGGAAATAGGATTCGAAAGGTGCACTTCAAAAACCCCACGTGCGGCGATGTCATGACATTGTATTTAGATATAGAACAAGACCATGTGAATAAAGCGGCTTTTATTGGCGAGGGCTGTAGTATAAGCATGGCCTCAGCCTCTATGATGACAGAACTGATTGAAAATAAATCAATTAAAGAGATTGCATCTCTAAGAAATGCATTTGAAGTTTTAATTCGGCGGGGAGAAAAGACAACAGCAATAGACTTAGGCGATAGCTTATCGCTAGAAGGTGTGCATAAATTGAAAGCCCGACATAATTGTGCATTGATGACTTGGCAGGCACTCGATAAACTATTAAAAGAAAACCAAGACTATAACTTAAATACCTCCCAGTTAATGGATAAATAAATAAAAGCACCCTGCAGTTAGGCTGCGATGAGATGACTCTGGTATTGTATCGGAGTCATCTTTTTTTGACGCTATTGCTTGAGCATTCTGCTGGAATCATCCGCCAGTCCTTTCATTTTGGAAAGACAGGTTGTTTGTTAGTCAATGAGGGTCATCTTATTTGCGTGCGTAAATGAACATGATGCGAATTACAATACAATGGCCATTGTATAACCGCGGTTTAAAATTTGCTTGTCTTTTTTGGGAGGAAATGCTAGAGTATCTA
This window harbors:
- a CDS encoding DUF305 domain-containing protein, with product MNAYLKFGIMIATSTFLMYWLMFLNVFQLDHIFYSETRLYMALIMGAIMAFVMLLFMWPMYKNKKINTLILASSAVVFALSLWLVRSQVLIEDTGWMKAMIPHHSIAILTSERANISDPRVRELVDSIIEAQREEIAEMKKLIDDLEDEE
- a CDS encoding IS3 family transposase (programmed frameshift): MTQKRRTFSAEFKKQVVALHAGGKSRVDIVREYDLTASALDRWIAQFNRTGSFEEKDNRSPLEAELLAYKKRNKQLEMEVDIFKASSADHGTKIEIIQQNQHLYSVSAMCNVLQIARSTFYYETSVSVEKERQKARAEQELKDEIWAIFHENRRVYGTRKLKEELKIRKNWIVSRRRIGRLMATLGIQSKYALPSYKPMVTPPNEATYRNVLNREFNPTEKSAVLVSDLTYVKVGGRWNYICFLLDLYNREIVGYSLGERKDAALVQRAFATVKSDLGAVNIFHTDRGSEFKNAGIDALLETHQIERSLSQKGNPYDNAVAEATFKILKTELINGMHFESLNQLSLELFDYVHWYNHIRLHGSLGYTSPVTYRNAALKKVV
- a CDS encoding DMT family transporter; the encoded protein is MKEKLIFSFLVILTTGLMGSSFVVAKIGLIYISPLLLAGIRFTIAGSIMIFFVLLFKRTHPRNRVTWAKVVLIGAIQTAGVMGAIFLSLRTITSGESAILTFMNPLLVVLIGTLALGMRYRVVQWLGVFVGFAGVFVTMGSHLDIQIGTLLGFLSAVFWAVGTLLIKKWGSAIDIWVLTAYQMLFGGLILLIGSVFLEASYFVLNTASISILLWLSIPASIVQFTIWFYLLQKGDSGKVSAFLFLAPFFGIISGWLVLGEEIGLPLLIGGSLIFVGIFLVNWPEERIPANANLYSDLKQ
- a CDS encoding LysR family transcriptional regulator, coding for MDQRLEVFLKVIEKKNFSRAAEALHMTQPAVSQYIRSLEESTGVKLMERTNKYVRLNKAGEIVFHHAVEIKELYAKMNHLLEDLTHKASGSIAIGASYTFGEYLLPRIIAEAKEQYPDIKPTVTIGNTTTIAGLVLSHQLDVGIVEGHFKGVQELKTEPFAEDRMVIVAPSDHFLTHRKEPIKMEELIEETWILRELGSGTREATENVFEQFSISPQSIMHFSSTQPIKAMVEAGMGISLLSEWAIQKELRYGDIKVLDVKEMPYTRDFSIVTRSPFQTKALSAFLDLLRSHKELTDFKIL
- a CDS encoding helix-turn-helix domain-containing protein translates to MRTNEVVIEKVKIWLQENGKSHQWLAEELNISKALVGHMLSGNRTIQPKRIPELAKVLGLSVNELMEDSSLNSKRLVVQLRGTTSNRRSKQEVEELLFAIEDYLGLKRGQKNGS
- a CDS encoding YeiH family protein yields the protein MSTYQNKLNRFNLPPSSPEIAWLGGVAFTFLLAFVGYLLAQVPGFDQIGQLACAIIIAVFYRQIFSYPSAIRSGITFSSKRLLRVAIILYGLKLNIDTVLSDGLWLLVRDIGVITFAILMTIWLAKRFKADQTISLLLGVGTGVCGAAAIAAIAPIIKAKDEDTAIGVGIIALMGTIFAISYTIIRPFLPLDDIEYGMWVGISLHEIAHVALAGAPAGEDGLAVALLGKLGRVFLLVPLCFIFIFMMKRKNKDLKTTAKVEFPWFLLGFISLSILGSYVFGPVIPFPDALRDFVSTWTTWLLAAAMVGLGLNVSLRDLRERALLPLAAMTITSILLSILTYFIV
- a CDS encoding aminoglycoside phosphotransferase family protein, producing the protein MYISAIMTHLAEEKILPAANWDITALNGGTTSEVYRLDQENSMIYILKINKEKVTQAEAEFLLAYEHVSLLPNLVTVDRTYLYMIYTYIPGSTTTFNTCKKELLQTLVIDFINHYQTISSPEAWGWQNASVSSWGKFLSEEVLVATESLRPYLKKENMTIIPPSFTELTNSHLQQMPYLLHGDCGDHNFIIREEKLVGVIDPTPIFGWPHYDLIYAFFSSPHDVTKEALDFAIDRLIVKVPNNKQFYGEVLIILYQRLAICRKHHPADWQAYLEIWNYWNTIVNSQ